The following coding sequences are from one Pigmentibacter sp. JX0631 window:
- the murC gene encoding UDP-N-acetylmuramate--L-alanine ligase produces MFNAIKRVHFVGIGGSGMSGIAEVLLNSNYEVSGSDIKKTPITEKLEKMGAKIYIGHNSSNVKNAQVLVVSSAINKHNPEIIEAQNSRIPIIHRSEMLSELMRMKYGIIVAGTHGKTTTTSILASALHDIGLDPTVVIGGKINSFESNAKLGKGDLFVAEADESDGSFLRLTPTIAIITNIDRDHLDHYENLEDIVKAFEKFIDKVPFYGAICACIDDPIVQLILPKIRRKLITYGLRQDADITAIQKKTAGLNTTFIPKLFGKEYPNVSLKMPGYYNLTNSLATYAVAAVLDLNINQISESISKFEGVQHRYTVIGEKSNIIIVDDYAHNPKKIETVLKGTKESFPDKDIIAIFQPHRYSRVKNQLEEFANCFKDADYLVVTPIYAAGENEIPGITPTSLCHQIKLNSFNNSPNSTFVAENLNDAVHKVQSILKYVDLKKGAIVLTLGAGDVRQVGYTLMEKLNLECE; encoded by the coding sequence ATGTTCAATGCAATAAAAAGAGTTCATTTTGTCGGTATTGGAGGAAGCGGAATGTCTGGTATAGCAGAAGTTTTGCTAAATTCTAATTATGAAGTTTCTGGTAGTGATATAAAAAAAACTCCAATTACTGAAAAACTAGAAAAAATGGGAGCAAAAATTTATATTGGACACAATTCGAGTAACGTTAAAAATGCTCAAGTTCTTGTTGTTAGTAGCGCAATAAATAAACATAATCCTGAAATTATTGAAGCACAAAATTCTAGGATTCCTATTATTCATAGAAGTGAAATGTTAAGCGAATTAATGCGAATGAAATATGGAATTATAGTAGCTGGAACACATGGCAAAACTACAACGACCAGTATATTAGCTTCTGCTCTCCACGATATTGGTTTAGATCCTACTGTAGTAATAGGTGGAAAAATTAATTCTTTTGAGAGCAATGCAAAATTAGGAAAAGGCGATTTATTTGTTGCTGAAGCTGATGAGAGTGATGGTAGCTTTTTACGCCTAACACCAACTATTGCTATAATTACCAATATTGATAGGGATCACTTAGATCATTATGAAAACCTTGAGGATATTGTTAAAGCATTTGAAAAATTTATTGATAAAGTTCCTTTTTATGGAGCAATTTGTGCTTGCATTGATGATCCTATCGTCCAATTAATACTGCCTAAGATAAGAAGAAAGTTGATAACTTATGGACTTAGACAAGATGCAGATATCACTGCAATTCAGAAAAAAACAGCGGGTTTAAATACAACTTTTATTCCAAAACTTTTTGGTAAAGAATATCCAAATGTATCTTTAAAAATGCCTGGGTATTATAACTTAACAAATTCTTTAGCAACTTATGCTGTGGCGGCAGTTTTAGATTTAAATATTAATCAAATATCAGAATCAATTTCAAAGTTTGAAGGTGTGCAACATAGATATACAGTTATTGGAGAAAAAAGTAATATTATAATTGTAGATGATTACGCCCATAATCCTAAAAAAATAGAAACTGTGCTAAAAGGAACAAAAGAAAGTTTTCCAGATAAAGATATCATAGCTATTTTTCAGCCACATAGGTACTCTAGAGTTAAGAATCAGTTAGAAGAATTCGCAAATTGTTTTAAAGACGCAGATTATTTAGTTGTTACTCCTATATATGCTGCAGGAGAAAATGAAATTCCAGGAATTACTCCTACAAGTTTATGCCATCAAATAAAGTTAAATAGTTTCAATAATTCTCCTAATTCAACATTTGTCGCAGAAAATTTAAATGACGCTGTTCACAAAGTACAATCTATTTTAAAATATGTAGATCTTAAAAAAGGAGCAATAGTTCTAACGTTAGGCGCAGGTGATGTTAGACAAGTTGGTTATACTCTAATGGAGAAATTAAATCTTGAATGTGAATAA
- the ftsW gene encoding putative lipid II flippase FtsW has translation MNNINENKYSEKESDPNNLDSQKISTWITYGGNVLWVPVIALTGFGILFVYSSSSVYSSQHFGTEFYYAKRQAIYLIPAVAAAIIGAKVPFEMYYKYIRHLFFAFVLLTFATHLPFIGKTVSGASRWIALGPLPAIQPSEFLKIFTIMLLTWIFTSSAGNYQKNEPTRYSNLIEFFLLFIAPIAIISQKDFGSTVVVISGIVAILFMNGLPKRYFAGIFAFIVTGLTTAILIEPYRISRIMTFLDPFKDPLGSGFQVIQSFVAVANGGLFGRGIGESQQKLFFLPEAHTDFILAVITEEMGFIGILVLAILYSVLYYAILRLVIFGKNHRDRLLATGAFAMLVTTTVINMGVVAGALPNKGLPLPFISNGGTALVANFFIIGLLSQISRRIYTDNN, from the coding sequence GTGAATAACATTAATGAAAATAAGTATAGCGAGAAAGAATCTGATCCTAATAATTTAGATTCTCAAAAAATTAGCACTTGGATCACTTATGGTGGAAATGTTTTATGGGTTCCGGTTATTGCCCTAACAGGTTTTGGAATTTTATTTGTTTATAGTTCTTCATCAGTATATTCATCGCAGCATTTTGGAACTGAATTCTACTACGCTAAAAGGCAGGCTATTTATTTAATTCCTGCTGTAGCTGCTGCAATTATAGGAGCTAAAGTTCCTTTTGAGATGTATTATAAATATATCAGACATTTATTTTTTGCTTTTGTACTTTTAACTTTTGCCACGCATTTACCATTTATTGGAAAAACCGTAAGCGGTGCCTCTAGGTGGATTGCTTTAGGGCCATTGCCAGCAATACAACCATCAGAATTTTTAAAAATATTTACTATTATGTTACTTACATGGATATTTACTTCTTCAGCTGGTAACTACCAAAAAAATGAACCAACAAGATATTCTAATTTAATTGAGTTTTTTTTATTATTTATTGCTCCTATAGCTATTATTTCGCAAAAAGATTTCGGCTCAACAGTTGTTGTCATTTCTGGAATTGTTGCCATTTTATTTATGAATGGTTTACCTAAAAGATATTTCGCAGGTATTTTTGCATTTATAGTTACAGGATTAACAACTGCTATTCTAATTGAGCCTTATAGAATATCGCGGATTATGACATTTCTAGATCCATTTAAAGATCCACTTGGGTCTGGATTTCAAGTAATTCAAAGTTTTGTTGCTGTAGCAAATGGTGGTCTTTTTGGAAGAGGTATTGGTGAAAGTCAACAAAAACTTTTCTTTTTACCCGAAGCTCATACTGATTTTATTTTAGCTGTTATCACTGAAGAAATGGGATTTATTGGAATATTAGTTTTAGCTATTCTTTATTCAGTTCTTTATTATGCTATATTAAGACTTGTTATATTTGGAAAAAATCACAGAGACCGTCTACTAGCAACTGGAGCTTTTGCTATGCTTGTAACTACTACAGTAATAAATATGGGAGTGGTTGCTGGCGCCTTACCAAATAAAGGATTACCTTTACCATTTATATCTAATGGCGGAACTGCCCTAGTCGCCAATTTTTTTATAATAGGACTTTTATCCCAAATATCTAGAAGAATTTATACTGATAATAATTAA
- the murD gene encoding UDP-N-acetylmuramoyl-L-alanine--D-glutamate ligase has protein sequence MSIEDLKDLNFYVAGAGVSGIAIAKLLKKNSINVFLIEEKTIQDNAKTQLKELGISFEESFQDSDKLIKNCHILIISPGILLNNPLILACKCNNIPVISEIEAASWFIPKTHKIIAVTGTNGKSSTTNYLSQLLNKDYKAVACGNIGISLSEVILNSNDRNTYVIELSSYQLESTLTLKPFCSIFLNIQNDHLQRYENISEYLKAKWRLVLLTDDNGYVIIEKEVLKLAILHGLSMPKAKIIILDDDTKEFSEMKKSIINYSRFYNSKILPNALYKNLKNLDIYSILLPNQYLAVKAIYFSNNSLKIQFNSVTGKTTWIIKQPCLPGKHNMYNILAASLCGLYLGMSEEQILNQWEETSTNYQHLPHRLEKINLKYQTYIDENKYQKNLLIINDSKATNVESTLVALKSFNNPIRLLIGGEAKGDSYLPIADFFGRNVVKIYPFGQAAPQIVAELKDFKNYIANTSEKLIIAADLALTEAQDNEIILLSPACSSFDEFKNFEHRGNIFRSWALSHLKG, from the coding sequence ATGTCTATTGAAGATTTAAAAGATTTAAATTTTTATGTTGCAGGAGCTGGAGTAAGCGGAATTGCTATTGCTAAATTATTAAAAAAAAATAGTATTAATGTATTTTTAATTGAAGAAAAAACAATACAAGACAATGCTAAAACACAACTTAAGGAATTAGGAATCTCTTTTGAAGAATCATTTCAAGATTCAGATAAATTAATTAAAAATTGTCATATTTTAATTATTTCACCTGGTATATTATTAAATAATCCTTTAATTTTAGCTTGTAAATGTAATAATATTCCTGTCATAAGCGAAATAGAAGCAGCCTCATGGTTTATACCAAAAACACATAAAATTATCGCTGTAACTGGTACGAATGGAAAAAGTTCAACTACAAATTATTTATCACAACTTTTAAATAAAGATTATAAAGCAGTTGCTTGTGGGAACATTGGAATATCTTTATCTGAAGTTATTTTAAATTCAAACGACAGAAATACTTATGTAATTGAATTAAGTAGCTATCAATTAGAATCAACTTTGACTTTAAAACCATTCTGTTCTATTTTTTTAAATATACAAAATGACCACTTACAAAGATACGAAAATATTTCCGAATATTTAAAAGCAAAATGGAGACTCGTTTTACTAACTGACGACAATGGTTATGTAATAATTGAAAAAGAAGTTTTAAAACTAGCAATTTTACATGGTCTATCAATGCCAAAAGCCAAAATAATTATTCTCGATGATGATACTAAAGAATTTTCTGAAATGAAAAAATCAATTATAAATTATTCACGATTTTACAATTCTAAAATTCTTCCTAATGCACTCTATAAAAATTTAAAAAACTTAGATATTTATTCAATATTATTACCAAATCAATACTTAGCAGTTAAAGCAATATATTTTAGTAATAATTCTTTAAAAATTCAGTTTAATTCAGTTACAGGAAAAACTACTTGGATTATTAAACAACCTTGTTTACCAGGTAAACATAACATGTATAATATTCTTGCTGCTAGTTTATGCGGATTGTATTTAGGTATGTCGGAAGAACAAATACTAAATCAATGGGAAGAAACTTCAACAAACTATCAACATTTACCGCATAGATTAGAAAAAATTAATTTAAAATATCAAACATATATTGATGAAAACAAATATCAAAAAAATTTATTAATAATTAATGATTCCAAAGCAACAAATGTGGAAAGTACTTTAGTCGCATTAAAATCTTTTAACAACCCGATTAGACTTTTAATAGGGGGCGAAGCTAAAGGAGATTCTTACCTTCCGATAGCCGATTTTTTTGGACGAAATGTGGTAAAAATATATCCATTTGGACAAGCCGCTCCCCAAATAGTAGCTGAATTAAAAGATTTTAAAAATTATATAGCAAATACTTCTGAAAAATTGATAATAGCCGCTGATCTTGCTTTAACAGAAGCTCAAGATAATGAAATAATATTATTATCTCCTGCTTGTAGCAGTTTTGATGAATTCAAAAATTTTGAGCATAGAGGAAATATCTTTCGGAGTTGGGCGTTATCACATTTAAAAGGATAA
- the mraY gene encoding phospho-N-acetylmuramoyl-pentapeptide-transferase gives MLYLLIIKLIMINPKLSGLKAFSYLSSRTILALITSIIVSMLLYPKAIRLLRSLKAGQPIRELGLEEQMQKKGTPTMGGVVIIFATLFSAFLWMDITNRHFTTLLIVTVGYGFIGFIDDYLKISKKNTDGLSSKKKMIGLLFFGTIAVTWHLWTALQISNPSAYVLNPTSVNIPFFKNLVINLGIFYAPFAILVIVGSSNAVNLTDGLDGLAIGPVITCALTLTILSYVTGNIVISKYLIYHSIPGSGEISVFLSALIGASIGFLWYNTFPAQIFMGDSGALALGGILGTVAIITGHEILLVLMGGIFVAEALSVIIQVASFKTRGKRVFRMAPVHHHYQKKGWPEQKITVRIWIISFILALLSILTLKLR, from the coding sequence ATGCTTTACTTACTTATAATAAAATTAATTATGATTAATCCTAAACTTTCAGGATTAAAAGCATTCTCTTATCTTTCAAGCAGAACTATTCTAGCTTTAATAACAAGTATAATAGTATCAATGCTGCTATATCCCAAGGCAATACGGTTGTTACGATCACTAAAGGCTGGCCAACCTATTCGTGAATTAGGATTGGAAGAACAAATGCAAAAAAAAGGAACTCCAACTATGGGGGGAGTTGTTATTATTTTTGCAACTTTATTCAGTGCGTTTCTGTGGATGGATATTACAAATCGGCATTTTACAACTCTACTTATAGTTACTGTTGGATATGGTTTCATTGGTTTTATAGATGACTATCTTAAAATTTCAAAGAAAAATACTGATGGATTGTCTAGTAAAAAGAAAATGATTGGCTTATTATTTTTTGGAACTATTGCTGTTACTTGGCATTTGTGGACAGCTTTACAAATTTCAAACCCTTCTGCTTATGTGCTTAATCCGACTTCTGTAAATATTCCATTTTTTAAAAACTTAGTAATAAACTTAGGAATTTTTTACGCTCCATTTGCAATATTAGTAATAGTAGGTTCTAGTAATGCTGTTAACTTAACAGATGGCTTAGATGGTCTTGCAATAGGACCAGTAATAACTTGTGCTTTAACATTAACAATTCTTAGCTATGTAACGGGTAATATTGTTATATCAAAATATCTAATTTATCATTCTATTCCTGGTTCTGGTGAAATTAGTGTCTTTTTATCAGCTCTAATTGGAGCTTCTATTGGGTTTCTCTGGTATAATACATTTCCCGCTCAAATCTTCATGGGAGATTCAGGCGCATTAGCTTTAGGTGGAATATTAGGAACTGTTGCAATTATTACAGGTCATGAAATTTTACTAGTTCTAATGGGAGGAATATTTGTTGCAGAAGCACTAAGCGTTATTATCCAAGTTGCTTCTTTTAAAACAAGAGGTAAGAGAGTTTTTAGAATGGCACCAGTTCATCATCATTATCAGAAAAAAGGTTGGCCAGAACAAAAAATAACTGTAAGAATATGGATTATAAGTTTTATTCTTGCCTTACTTAGTATTCTAACTCTTAAATTAAGGTAA
- a CDS encoding UDP-N-acetylmuramoyl-L-alanyl-D-glutamate--2,6-diaminopimelate ligase has product MLNSIILQTPHCTAEELNRITSKKVKNSKEDKFEIVINSKELHKYKKNTNTYIENSFVYFARVGNKFDGNSLIEEILNSNNYIVSTKKNLMLFASKNRLSDEVTSNILSHEFFLVVENMEESINKILEIIFKIDNQKFNTIAVTGTNGKTSTVQICSQIYENVTKKSSLRIGTLGLQIKDKFIESSHVTTPDYPTFLQILNYCNTSNINQIIMETTSHGLSENRIGKWLVDIAIFTNLTQDHLDYHGTMESYRDAKLRLFKSHLKHNGCAIFCLNNSEWNFFCEAAKSPSRTAIGIGEAQQNKIFFEKYSNQFKNIFYIEIKDSKSNLSGNFASIIFKDQEKVIKEFEIKTPLIGQFQLYNILCSVAAMIYKEFEIESICESLINLKNIPGRLEVVKDSEKEIMNQPTVIIDYAHSPDALEKAIHVCLEILKTEEKGNLVTVFGCGGDRDKSKRPLMGQIATSLSHRVIVTSDNPRTEDPDLIIDDIFSGITTNSENCIREKDRKKAIELAINSSTEFDIVLVAGKGHEDYQIIGDKKFPFSDPQIALSILKKEKF; this is encoded by the coding sequence ATGCTAAATTCAATAATTTTACAAACACCGCATTGCACAGCAGAAGAGCTTAATAGAATAACTAGTAAAAAAGTTAAAAATTCTAAAGAAGATAAATTTGAAATTGTTATAAACTCAAAAGAACTTCACAAATACAAGAAAAATACAAATACTTATATAGAAAACTCTTTTGTTTATTTTGCAAGAGTTGGAAATAAATTTGATGGAAATTCTTTAATTGAGGAAATACTAAATTCAAATAATTACATAGTAAGTACTAAGAAAAATTTAATGCTATTTGCTTCGAAAAACAGACTTAGTGATGAAGTTACAAGTAATATATTATCACATGAGTTCTTTTTAGTAGTTGAAAATATGGAAGAAAGTATTAATAAAATTTTAGAAATTATTTTCAAAATTGATAATCAGAAATTTAATACGATTGCAGTAACTGGCACAAATGGTAAAACCTCTACAGTACAAATTTGTTCACAAATTTACGAAAATGTGACAAAGAAAAGTTCATTAAGAATTGGTACTTTAGGTTTGCAAATAAAAGACAAATTTATTGAATCTTCACATGTTACAACACCAGACTATCCTACATTTCTTCAAATATTAAATTACTGCAACACCTCTAATATTAATCAAATTATTATGGAAACAACATCTCATGGTTTAAGTGAAAATAGAATTGGAAAATGGTTAGTGGATATAGCAATATTTACTAATTTAACTCAAGATCATTTAGATTATCATGGAACTATGGAATCATATAGAGATGCAAAATTAAGGCTATTCAAATCGCATTTAAAGCATAATGGATGTGCTATTTTTTGTTTAAATAATTCTGAATGGAATTTCTTTTGTGAAGCAGCTAAATCGCCAAGCAGAACAGCTATAGGAATTGGAGAAGCACAGCAAAATAAAATTTTTTTTGAAAAATATTCAAACCAATTTAAAAATATTTTTTATATTGAAATCAAAGACTCAAAATCTAATTTATCGGGAAACTTCGCTTCTATTATTTTTAAAGACCAAGAAAAAGTAATAAAAGAATTTGAAATTAAAACTCCTCTTATAGGTCAATTTCAGCTATACAATATATTATGCTCAGTTGCTGCTATGATTTATAAAGAATTTGAAATTGAATCTATTTGTGAAAGTCTAATTAATTTAAAAAATATACCTGGAAGATTAGAAGTAGTAAAAGATTCTGAAAAAGAAATAATGAACCAACCAACTGTTATAATTGATTATGCACATTCACCTGACGCATTAGAAAAAGCTATTCATGTTTGTTTAGAAATTTTAAAAACTGAAGAAAAAGGAAATCTTGTTACCGTCTTTGGTTGTGGTGGAGATCGTGATAAAAGTAAAAGACCTTTAATGGGACAAATAGCTACAAGTTTATCACATAGAGTTATAGTAACATCTGATAACCCACGTACTGAAGATCCTGATCTTATAATTGATGACATTTTTTCTGGAATTACTACAAACTCTGAGAATTGTATTCGTGAAAAAGATCGCAAAAAAGCAATTGAGTTAGCAATCAACTCAAGCACTGAATTTGATATTGTTTTAGTTGCAGGTAAAGGTCATGAGGATTATCAAATAATAGGTGATAAGAAATTTCCTTTTTCTGATCCTCAAATTGCATTATCTATTTTAAAAAAGGAGAAGTTTTAA
- a CDS encoding penicillin-binding protein 2 yields MKIKTLLGLSKFLLGFQKTDNKRIVNYKVRAYVMSLIYCSFLIIILTRYAWITFFPTPLRNKLISTGSKQFETNLMIAPPRASITDRNGRILAVSIARPSIYLLTKKMPNDVQILTKVATQINIPLQDLLKYSTEKRNFIWLKRQISFNEFHKMGSLKKWQDFIGIIDESKRFYPEKDLAAQLIGFVGSEGNGLEGIEKIYNSRLNLKPLKSEVMKDARGRLVMSVPNDASKPEQKAPNLKLSIDLSIQEFTQNALKEGVLKAKAKGGSAIVMDVKTGELLAIASYPSYDLNNPPENDPSARRFRPVMDAIELGSVVKPMWIAKALDIKVINQETKVYAENGQMSLPGGIIHDTHPHGWITPEEVLKVSSNIGAYKVVQKIGRETFYDSLMKIGFGRAPGTGLPGEWNGRIKNLNLWREMNFANMAFGQGFAISPLQLAHALSIIVGDGADHGVNLISINTNKNSDFIGPPLKYISNETSQKIAKMMESVVEEEGGTGSPARIPGILVSGKTGTAQIWSQKDHAYSGRTAVFEGVIPSDNPKLVIVVVIDEAGVRPAYGGPLAGPVFADIGKRTVNYLNSRGIFNVIPYENAYLKNKYKQNSEIQLKLQKSALAPIQSERNSRQEH; encoded by the coding sequence ATGAAAATAAAAACATTATTAGGACTTTCTAAATTTTTATTAGGCTTTCAAAAAACAGATAATAAACGTATTGTAAACTATAAAGTAAGAGCATATGTGATGAGTCTCATATATTGTTCTTTTTTAATTATAATTTTAACACGATATGCTTGGATAACATTCTTTCCTACTCCCTTAAGAAATAAATTAATTTCAACAGGTTCCAAACAATTTGAAACAAATCTTATGATAGCTCCACCAAGAGCGTCAATTACCGACAGAAATGGGCGAATATTAGCAGTAAGTATTGCAAGACCAAGTATTTATTTACTGACAAAAAAAATGCCAAATGATGTTCAAATACTGACTAAAGTAGCAACTCAAATAAATATTCCTCTGCAAGATTTACTGAAATATTCAACAGAAAAAAGAAATTTTATTTGGCTAAAAAGGCAAATTAGTTTCAATGAATTTCATAAAATGGGTTCACTAAAAAAGTGGCAAGATTTCATTGGTATTATTGATGAATCAAAAAGATTTTATCCAGAAAAAGATCTTGCTGCACAACTTATTGGTTTTGTTGGCTCAGAAGGAAATGGTTTAGAAGGAATTGAAAAAATATATAATTCAAGACTAAATTTAAAACCTTTAAAATCTGAAGTAATGAAAGATGCGCGTGGAAGACTTGTCATGTCAGTACCAAATGATGCTTCTAAACCAGAACAAAAAGCTCCAAACTTAAAGCTATCAATAGATCTTTCCATTCAAGAATTTACTCAAAATGCATTAAAAGAAGGGGTGTTAAAAGCTAAAGCCAAAGGTGGTAGCGCAATTGTTATGGATGTAAAAACAGGAGAGCTTTTAGCCATAGCTAGTTATCCCAGTTACGACTTAAATAATCCCCCCGAAAATGATCCTTCTGCAAGAAGATTTAGACCAGTTATGGATGCTATTGAATTAGGATCAGTTGTAAAACCTATGTGGATAGCAAAAGCTCTTGATATTAAAGTTATCAATCAAGAAACTAAAGTTTATGCGGAAAATGGTCAAATGTCTCTCCCAGGAGGAATCATCCATGACACTCATCCACATGGCTGGATTACACCTGAAGAAGTTTTGAAGGTAAGCAGTAATATTGGAGCCTATAAAGTAGTTCAAAAAATAGGACGTGAAACTTTCTATGATTCTTTAATGAAAATTGGCTTTGGCAGAGCCCCTGGAACAGGCTTACCAGGGGAATGGAATGGAAGAATTAAAAACTTAAATTTATGGAGAGAAATGAACTTTGCAAATATGGCTTTTGGACAAGGATTTGCTATTTCACCTCTACAACTAGCACATGCATTATCAATCATTGTAGGAGATGGAGCTGATCATGGAGTTAATCTAATTTCTATTAACACAAATAAAAATTCAGATTTTATTGGCCCTCCTTTGAAATATATCTCAAACGAAACTAGCCAAAAAATAGCGAAAATGATGGAATCAGTTGTAGAAGAAGAGGGGGGGACTGGTTCTCCAGCTCGTATTCCTGGGATTTTGGTCTCTGGTAAAACCGGAACAGCCCAAATTTGGTCACAAAAAGATCATGCTTATTCTGGAAGAACAGCTGTTTTTGAAGGAGTTATACCCTCAGATAATCCTAAATTAGTTATTGTTGTAGTCATTGATGAAGCTGGAGTAAGACCAGCATATGGGGGTCCATTAGCTGGACCAGTGTTTGCAGATATAGGAAAAAGAACGGTGAATTATCTCAACTCAAGAGGAATATTTAATGTTATTCCATACGAAAATGCTTATTTAAAGAACAAATATAAACAAAATTCTGAAATTCAATTAAAATTACAAAAGTCAGCTTTAGCACCAATTCAGTCCGAAAGAAATTCTCGTCAGGAACACTAA
- the rsmH gene encoding 16S rRNA (cytosine(1402)-N(4))-methyltransferase RsmH: MSSTFNHFSVLKNETILNILPTQSLLTHIEKNSLETLNFVDATLGGGGHAEALLNNIISNPLLKNFKKNFIFFDQDINAIEYSRNKLKKYALESNNLSIFYENTNFRNIKEIIDTKFKGEKIHALYADFGVSSPQLDVGQRGFSLMHSGPLDMRMDINSELTAKIILEEYSEEELTKIFFDYGEEPKARKLAKAIIFDRKKGTLPVEGTTQFADYVKRVLSYPNSRIHPATRTFQALRIEVNQELDSIHNLLEDIPKIVSSFAKVAFISFHSLEDRLVKHAMRNWQKGKNANEKMNTQKEFHLPLHMQLLLEENQTKGFGKEIPRGGITASDKECNENSRSRSARLRCFEFSNIKEE; encoded by the coding sequence ATGAGTTCTACATTTAATCATTTTTCTGTTCTAAAAAATGAGACAATATTAAACATCCTTCCTACACAGTCACTTTTGACTCATATCGAAAAAAATTCATTAGAAACATTAAATTTTGTGGACGCAACCTTAGGTGGAGGAGGTCATGCGGAAGCACTCTTAAATAATATTATAAGCAATCCATTACTTAAAAATTTTAAAAAAAACTTTATTTTTTTTGATCAAGATATAAATGCAATAGAATATTCAAGAAATAAATTGAAGAAATACGCCCTAGAAAGCAATAATTTAAGTATTTTTTATGAAAATACAAATTTTCGAAATATTAAAGAAATTATCGACACCAAATTTAAAGGTGAAAAAATCCATGCTTTATATGCTGACTTTGGAGTAAGCTCACCTCAATTAGACGTTGGTCAAAGAGGCTTTTCTTTAATGCACTCTGGTCCCTTAGATATGCGAATGGATATTAATTCAGAATTAACAGCAAAAATTATTTTAGAAGAATACTCAGAAGAAGAACTCACTAAAATTTTTTTTGATTACGGTGAAGAACCCAAAGCTAGAAAATTAGCAAAAGCAATTATTTTTGATAGAAAAAAGGGAACTCTTCCCGTAGAAGGAACCACTCAATTTGCTGATTATGTGAAAAGAGTTCTTTCTTACCCCAATAGCCGAATTCATCCCGCAACCCGCACATTTCAAGCTCTAAGAATCGAAGTTAATCAAGAGTTGGACTCAATTCATAATCTTCTTGAAGACATTCCCAAAATAGTCAGTTCTTTTGCGAAAGTAGCTTTTATTTCATTCCATTCACTTGAAGATCGACTAGTCAAACATGCTATGAGAAATTGGCAAAAAGGTAAAAATGCTAATGAAAAAATGAATACGCAGAAAGAGTTTCATCTCCCCTTGCATATGCAGCTCCTTTTAGAAGAAAATCAAACAAAAGGTTTTGGAAAAGAAATTCCTAGAGGAGGCATAACAGCCTCAGACAAAGAATGTAATGAAAATTCACGATCTCGATCAGCAAGATTAAGATGTTTTGAATTTTCTAATATAAAAGAGGAATAG
- a CDS encoding LysM peptidoglycan-binding domain-containing protein, translating to MITRFMQKMAEKNKKLVFLISIVILSLSVFSCMTRSGQIEDQNVNEAKLDVLDNKDNPDFAEGLLPPTNQNILLPYYVQAGDNLAKISKKIYGKASNWKKIAELNKLSDANRIYAGDVIYYQLSSDSKMFAEKYESAPKAKIIVKRGDTLTSISRAVFGKAKDWRVLWKENPHIVNPDRIKEGVAVYFRPKALTADIKGYGIPEQKAKASDQVASEDKKENTVSVKETENPKDKVEDKNKGNINNSNSLSEEDLKAIQSGTSENFVHPEDNPKERNDE from the coding sequence ATGATTACAAGATTTATGCAAAAAATGGCTGAAAAAAATAAGAAATTAGTTTTTCTAATTTCTATAGTTATTTTATCACTATCTGTCTTTAGTTGTATGACAAGATCAGGTCAAATTGAAGATCAAAATGTAAATGAAGCCAAGTTGGATGTTTTAGACAATAAAGATAACCCAGATTTTGCTGAAGGCCTTTTACCTCCAACAAATCAGAATATTTTATTACCCTACTATGTACAAGCTGGAGACAATTTAGCTAAAATATCAAAGAAAATATATGGAAAAGCAAGTAATTGGAAAAAAATAGCTGAATTAAATAAGCTTTCAGATGCTAATAGAATATATGCGGGAGATGTTATTTATTATCAATTAAGTAGTGACTCGAAAATGTTTGCTGAGAAGTATGAAAGTGCCCCAAAAGCTAAAATTATAGTAAAAAGAGGAGATACGTTAACCAGCATTTCAAGAGCGGTTTTTGGAAAAGCAAAGGATTGGCGTGTTCTGTGGAAAGAAAATCCTCATATAGTAAATCCTGATAGAATTAAAGAAGGTGTTGCAGTATATTTTAGACCAAAAGCACTAACCGCAGACATCAAAGGTTATGGAATACCTGAACAAAAGGCAAAAGCTAGTGATCAAGTAGCATCCGAAGATAAAAAAGAAAATACTGTGTCTGTTAAAGAAACAGAAAATCCAAAAGATAAAGTTGAAGATAAAAATAAAGGAAATATAAATAATAGTAATTCATTAAGTGAAGAAGACTTAAAAGCTATTCAGTCAGGTACTTCAGAAAACTTTGTTCATCCTGAAGATAATCCTAAAGAAAGAAATGATGAGTAG